In Pollutimonas sp. M17, a single genomic region encodes these proteins:
- a CDS encoding penicillin-binding protein 1A, whose translation MSSSTASPKKNSAATSSWIGRFFLKAAIFAAGLGLCGALLGSLALALAWPNLPDLSAMIDYRPRVPLRIYTADKVLIGEFGEERRNVLRFNEIPDVMKSAILSAEDDRFYQHGGIDWTGVARAVVANLTHMSKTQGASTITMQVARNFYLSSEKTYTRKFYELLLTFKIEATLTKDQILDLYMNQIYLGHRAYGFAAASRTYFGKQLADITPAEAAMLAGIPKAPSRFNPIANFDRAKSRQAYVLGRMRNLGYLTEAEYQQAKEQKIVIQSAPGTPAGGYAIHGDYVAELARQLLYGVYQDDIYSRGFNVYTTVRSKDQEAAYQAVREGILDYTRRAPYPGPEETLDLPAGIESSPAQLDAILDELQEKYPDNGDLLTGVVLAASPTKITVARTSNEIIEVTDKGALRIVARGLVKNAKDNVRIERGSVVYVHKNGDHWEVINAPTVQAAFVSLRPQDGAIQSLVGGFDFEDGKFNRVTQAWRQPGSAFKPFIYASSLERGLTPATQVSDEPFTLTAAQTGSKAWAPKNYGRTYEPMLTMRQGLYKSKNMVSIRIMQAVGPKYVQDYVTRFGFDRERQPAVLPLALGAGSVTPLQLAGAYAVFANGGYRIPPYLIDHVTDSSGKVIMQAKPIIAGDAAARAIDPRTVYVMNDMLRGVATYGTGARVHRELKRDDIGGKTGTTNESHDAWFAGFTPKLVGVVWMGYDQPRSLGSSETGGGASLPIWLDYMRYALKDQPQTPPGPIPDGLSKIDGDFYFAEFPPGQAVARVGLPSPNDIPLDGGGSDGISDLLNQLTGGGGQPRREQPPDVPF comes from the coding sequence ATGAGTTCTTCTACCGCTTCCCCCAAAAAAAATTCCGCCGCGACCTCTTCGTGGATTGGCCGCTTTTTCCTCAAGGCCGCGATTTTCGCGGCGGGGCTGGGGCTATGCGGCGCGCTGCTCGGCTCCCTGGCCCTGGCGCTGGCCTGGCCCAATCTGCCGGACCTGAGCGCCATGATCGATTACCGGCCGCGGGTGCCCCTGCGCATCTACACGGCCGACAAGGTGCTTATCGGCGAGTTCGGCGAAGAGCGCCGCAATGTGCTGCGCTTCAATGAAATACCCGACGTCATGAAATCGGCCATTCTATCAGCCGAAGACGACCGCTTTTACCAGCACGGGGGCATAGACTGGACGGGCGTGGCGCGCGCCGTAGTCGCCAACCTGACCCACATGTCGAAAACCCAGGGCGCCAGCACGATCACCATGCAGGTCGCCCGGAACTTCTACCTGTCCTCCGAGAAAACCTATACCCGCAAGTTCTACGAACTGCTGCTGACGTTCAAGATCGAAGCCACGCTGACCAAGGACCAGATCCTCGACCTGTACATGAACCAGATCTATCTGGGTCACCGCGCCTATGGGTTCGCGGCCGCGTCGCGCACCTATTTCGGCAAGCAGCTGGCCGACATCACGCCCGCCGAAGCCGCCATGCTGGCCGGCATCCCCAAGGCGCCCTCGCGCTTCAATCCCATCGCCAACTTCGACCGCGCCAAGTCGCGCCAGGCCTACGTGCTGGGACGCATGCGCAACCTGGGCTACCTGACCGAAGCCGAGTACCAGCAGGCAAAGGAACAGAAGATCGTCATCCAATCGGCGCCCGGGACACCGGCCGGAGGCTACGCCATCCACGGCGATTACGTCGCCGAACTGGCGCGGCAATTGCTTTACGGCGTCTACCAGGACGACATCTATTCCCGCGGTTTCAACGTCTACACCACGGTCCGATCCAAAGACCAGGAAGCCGCCTACCAGGCGGTCAGGGAAGGCATCCTGGACTACACCCGCCGCGCCCCCTATCCGGGGCCGGAAGAAACCCTGGATCTGCCCGCAGGCATTGAGAGCTCGCCCGCCCAGCTGGACGCCATACTCGACGAATTGCAGGAAAAGTATCCCGACAACGGCGACCTGCTCACCGGCGTGGTACTGGCGGCCAGCCCGACCAAGATCACCGTGGCGCGCACCTCCAACGAAATCATCGAGGTCACCGACAAAGGCGCTCTGCGCATCGTGGCCCGGGGCCTGGTCAAGAATGCCAAGGACAATGTCAGGATAGAACGCGGCTCGGTGGTCTACGTCCATAAGAACGGCGACCACTGGGAAGTGATCAACGCGCCCACCGTGCAGGCCGCCTTCGTCTCGCTGCGGCCGCAAGACGGCGCGATCCAGTCCCTGGTGGGCGGCTTCGACTTCGAGGACGGCAAGTTCAACCGCGTCACGCAAGCCTGGCGTCAGCCGGGCTCGGCGTTCAAGCCCTTCATCTATGCATCGTCCCTGGAGCGCGGACTGACGCCGGCCACCCAGGTTTCCGACGAGCCCTTTACCCTGACCGCCGCCCAAACCGGTTCGAAAGCCTGGGCTCCGAAGAATTACGGCCGCACCTACGAACCCATGCTGACCATGCGCCAGGGCCTGTACAAATCCAAGAACATGGTGTCTATCCGCATCATGCAGGCCGTGGGCCCCAAGTACGTGCAGGACTATGTCACGCGCTTCGGCTTCGACCGCGAGCGCCAGCCCGCCGTGCTGCCCCTGGCACTGGGCGCGGGCAGCGTCACGCCCCTGCAGCTGGCGGGTGCCTATGCGGTTTTCGCCAACGGGGGCTATCGCATTCCGCCCTACCTGATCGACCACGTCACCGACAGCAGCGGCAAGGTCATCATGCAGGCCAAACCCATCATCGCCGGCGACGCGGCGGCCCGGGCCATCGACCCGCGCACCGTCTATGTCATGAACGACATGCTGCGCGGCGTGGCCACGTACGGCACCGGCGCCCGGGTTCACCGCGAACTCAAGCGCGACGACATCGGCGGCAAGACCGGCACCACGAACGAATCGCATGACGCCTGGTTTGCGGGCTTCACGCCCAAGCTGGTCGGCGTGGTCTGGATGGGTTACGATCAGCCGCGTTCACTGGGCTCCAGCGAAACCGGCGGTGGCGCATCGCTGCCCATCTGGCTGGACTACATGCGCTATGCCCTGAAGGACCAGCCCCAGACTCCACCCGGCCCCATTCCCGATGGGCTCAGCAAGATCGACGGCGACTTCTACTTCGCCGAGTTCCCCCCCGGACAGGCCGTGGCGCGCGTAGGCCTGCCTTCGCCCAACGACATCCCCCTGGATGGCGGCGGCTCCGACGGCATCAGCGATCTGCTCAATCAACTGACCGGCGGAGGCGGGCAGCCCCGACGCGAACAACCGCCCGACGTACCGTTTTAA
- the lptM gene encoding LPS translocon maturation chaperone LptM encodes MQAQSAPTSAYAVCRYAACLALVSMLAACGYKGPLYMPPPPPDESLAAPPTPAALPASEPATTAPVQAK; translated from the coding sequence ATGCAAGCGCAATCCGCCCCGACGTCCGCCTACGCCGTCTGCCGCTACGCGGCCTGTCTGGCCCTGGTCTCCATGCTGGCCGCCTGCGGCTACAAGGGACCGCTGTACATGCCGCCCCCGCCGCCCGACGAATCGCTTGCGGCGCCGCCCACACCCGCCGCGCTTCCGGCATCCGAGCCCGCCACAACGGCTCCGGTCCAAGCAAAATAG
- the lysA gene encoding diaminopimelate decarboxylase — protein MTVAPHFQFLNGSLHAERVPLADLAREYGTPLYVYSRQALHDAWEAYRTAARDRDVLVCYGMKANSNLAVLNEFKKLGSGFDIVSGGELARVLAIGGDPSRIVFSGVGKQAWEMKNALEAGVKCFNVESEAELLRLSQVAHAMGKVAPVSLRVNPDVDAQTHPYISTGLKENKFGIAIETALAVYQRAAALPGLEIVGVDCHIGSQITEVSPYIDALGKLIALIEELAGAGIHLKHLDLGGGIGIRYTDETLLSPTTLLDKVFQELDRHGLGHLQIVLEPGRSLVGNAGVLLTTVEYLKHSEAKNFAIVDAAMNDLIRPTLYDAWHSVKPVNPRERNAGTPSYDIVGPICESGDWLARNRKLALQQGDLLAIMSAGAYAFTMASQYNTRPRAAEVMVDGGQAHVVRPRETLESLFSAETTLP, from the coding sequence ATGACTGTTGCTCCTCATTTCCAGTTCCTGAACGGCTCCCTCCATGCGGAGCGCGTCCCGCTGGCCGACCTGGCCCGTGAATACGGCACCCCCCTGTATGTCTATTCGCGCCAGGCCTTGCACGATGCCTGGGAAGCCTACCGGACGGCTGCCCGGGACCGCGATGTGCTGGTGTGCTACGGCATGAAGGCCAACTCGAACCTGGCCGTGCTCAATGAGTTCAAGAAGCTTGGATCCGGCTTCGACATCGTGTCGGGCGGAGAACTGGCCCGTGTCCTGGCCATAGGCGGCGATCCCTCCCGCATCGTCTTTTCCGGCGTCGGGAAACAGGCCTGGGAAATGAAGAATGCCCTGGAAGCCGGCGTCAAGTGCTTCAATGTGGAATCCGAGGCCGAGTTGCTGCGCTTGTCCCAGGTGGCGCATGCCATGGGCAAGGTCGCCCCGGTATCCTTGCGGGTCAATCCCGACGTCGATGCGCAGACCCATCCGTATATTTCAACCGGCCTGAAGGAAAACAAGTTCGGCATCGCCATCGAAACCGCCCTGGCCGTCTACCAGCGTGCCGCCGCCCTGCCCGGCCTGGAAATCGTGGGGGTGGACTGCCACATCGGATCGCAGATCACCGAAGTCAGCCCCTATATCGACGCCCTGGGCAAGCTCATCGCCCTGATCGAGGAGCTGGCCGGCGCCGGCATCCACCTGAAGCACCTGGACCTGGGCGGCGGCATAGGCATACGCTATACCGACGAAACCCTGCTCTCGCCCACGACATTGCTGGACAAGGTGTTCCAGGAACTGGACCGGCATGGCCTGGGCCATTTGCAGATCGTCCTGGAACCGGGCCGCTCGCTGGTCGGCAATGCCGGCGTCCTGCTGACCACGGTGGAATATCTGAAGCACAGCGAGGCGAAGAACTTCGCCATCGTCGATGCCGCCATGAACGATCTCATACGCCCCACGCTCTACGATGCCTGGCACAGCGTCAAGCCGGTGAACCCGCGCGAGCGCAATGCCGGCACCCCTTCCTATGACATCGTGGGCCCCATTTGCGAAAGCGGCGACTGGCTGGCGCGCAACCGCAAGCTTGCGCTGCAACAAGGCGACCTGCTTGCCATCATGTCCGCTGGCGCCTACGCCTTCACCATGGCCAGCCAATACAATACCCGCCCGCGCGCCGCCGAAGTCATGGTCGATGGCGGCCAGGCCCATGTGGTGCGCCCCCGCGAGACGCTGGAAAGCCTGTTTTCGGCTGAAACCACGCTGCCTTGA
- a CDS encoding putative bifunctional diguanylate cyclase/phosphodiesterase: MTFLNTFCHAFPKKLASACGRLVYYFSLYAVPAGIVLFSIAALLMLNNRYPPTSGSPLQLQVFPDPGFAHSPGTALEALKRREHVTHAKVDGPTWFLVDVPAEPELGETAIDVPSRLTQRIACWNAATMRSLGAADQDLTTGSLRTSKQGYSVMLGRSPLPASILCFATFVDQTTLNVDLWSITDLRTSTSRFDRGVSLLEGGLLTIALFILVIAITNREWIYLLLAAWLVGNLRLGALAMGWDTQWLGRNIPLEWMPFIRQVTVAAYYLLTYTLFTQLFRSSRVASYPRLLRITQWAGLLQLAAAFLLPYEQFRPLMWAVCGFGILVMAFLLARTVYRTRSRVWMWHIVSLSMALCVMLSGILLVIFGRTPFVDIFNSVVALLLSNVMIALAVAERMREDRRERIRAQTELVSNYAVTPIGMFTLGFDNVFQRANPVLEQMLGVSLNNDNDTAIHWTDYFEEQDWHKLSEQTEAGQEVEIKRLDPSNDPGLPQHFVVRAAMADGRIEGSLQDITARTKTINQLRLLADNDPLTDVLNRRGIEKALDKSLGDLKEGQPCALAYLDLDHFKRINGLFGHTAGDEVLKQVCQRIKSALSDSQHIGRIGGDEFIVLFPNTPVSEAREAAKRIIEQLSTTAFHIGTRAFQIKSAIGVVEVNQSMSAKDAISAANHACREARKQHQSVVVYEQDSQELLDHTEELRLFDQLEGGDSPRGLYLELQPIMSLKDPLQSLNFEVLLRVRDSAGALIPSGKIVSSAEESGTITIIDKWVFSATLEWLAKHEKRLGKTQFISINLSGVSLNDDKFIDAFFANLAHHSHLTKRLCVEITEGVALQDLDRTRQFMKRLQRMGVRIALDDFGAGYTSFSYLKELRADAIKIDGALIKDMLANDTNIAIVRTIVELARNLGMKSIAEWVEDGATMQALQDMGVDYVQGYIVSKSRPPIDILNALTITDLVSSSETLAFIRKTAAQARLEP; the protein is encoded by the coding sequence ATGACGTTTTTAAACACGTTTTGCCATGCGTTCCCCAAAAAGCTCGCTAGCGCCTGCGGCCGGCTGGTCTACTATTTTTCCTTGTATGCCGTACCGGCCGGAATCGTGCTGTTCTCGATAGCGGCCCTGCTCATGCTGAACAACCGCTATCCGCCCACCAGCGGCAGCCCGCTTCAACTCCAGGTATTCCCCGACCCCGGCTTCGCACACTCGCCCGGCACAGCGCTGGAGGCCCTGAAACGGCGCGAACACGTTACGCATGCCAAGGTCGATGGCCCGACATGGTTTCTGGTCGACGTTCCCGCCGAGCCTGAACTGGGCGAAACCGCCATCGATGTGCCGTCGCGGCTGACACAGCGCATCGCCTGCTGGAACGCCGCCACCATGCGCTCGCTGGGCGCCGCCGACCAGGACCTGACCACCGGTTCGCTGCGCACGTCCAAGCAGGGGTACTCCGTCATGCTCGGCCGTTCCCCGCTTCCGGCCAGCATCCTCTGCTTCGCCACGTTCGTCGACCAGACCACCCTGAACGTGGATCTCTGGTCCATCACCGACCTGCGCACCTCCACCAGCCGGTTCGATCGCGGCGTAAGCCTGCTCGAAGGGGGCCTGCTGACCATCGCGCTGTTCATTCTGGTCATCGCCATCACCAATCGCGAATGGATCTACCTGCTGCTGGCCGCCTGGCTGGTCGGCAACCTGCGCCTGGGCGCGCTGGCCATGGGCTGGGATACCCAGTGGCTGGGCAGGAACATCCCGCTGGAGTGGATGCCTTTCATCCGGCAGGTGACCGTTGCCGCTTACTACCTGCTGACCTATACGCTCTTCACCCAGTTGTTCCGCAGCAGCCGGGTCGCCAGCTACCCCCGCCTGTTGCGGATCACCCAGTGGGCCGGCCTGTTGCAGCTGGCCGCGGCATTCCTGCTGCCCTATGAGCAGTTCCGGCCGCTGATGTGGGCGGTCTGCGGCTTCGGCATACTGGTTATGGCATTCCTGCTGGCGCGCACCGTCTACCGGACCCGTTCGCGGGTATGGATGTGGCATATCGTTTCGCTCAGCATGGCGTTGTGCGTCATGCTCTCGGGCATCCTGCTGGTCATTTTCGGCCGCACGCCATTCGTCGACATATTCAACAGTGTGGTCGCCCTGCTGCTGTCGAACGTGATGATCGCGCTGGCGGTGGCCGAGCGGATGCGCGAAGACCGCAGGGAGCGCATCCGGGCCCAGACCGAACTGGTCAGCAATTACGCCGTCACGCCCATAGGCATGTTCACCCTGGGGTTCGACAATGTCTTCCAGCGCGCCAATCCCGTGCTGGAGCAGATGCTGGGCGTTTCCCTGAACAACGACAACGATACCGCCATCCACTGGACCGACTACTTCGAGGAGCAGGACTGGCACAAGCTGTCGGAACAGACCGAGGCCGGACAGGAAGTCGAGATCAAAAGGCTGGACCCATCCAACGATCCCGGCCTGCCCCAGCATTTCGTGGTGCGGGCGGCCATGGCCGATGGCCGGATAGAAGGTTCGCTGCAAGACATCACCGCCCGCACGAAAACCATCAATCAGCTTCGCCTGCTGGCCGACAACGATCCGCTTACCGATGTGTTGAACCGGCGCGGCATAGAAAAAGCGCTGGACAAGTCGCTGGGCGATCTCAAAGAGGGCCAGCCCTGTGCGCTGGCCTATCTGGATCTGGATCACTTCAAGCGCATCAACGGGCTGTTCGGCCACACGGCCGGCGACGAGGTGCTCAAGCAGGTGTGCCAGCGCATCAAATCCGCGCTGTCCGACTCGCAGCATATCGGCCGCATAGGCGGCGACGAGTTCATCGTGCTTTTTCCCAATACGCCGGTGAGCGAAGCGCGCGAGGCCGCCAAGCGGATCATAGAACAGTTGAGCACGACCGCCTTCCATATCGGCACGCGCGCATTCCAGATCAAGAGCGCGATCGGCGTCGTCGAGGTAAACCAGAGCATGAGCGCCAAGGACGCCATCTCGGCGGCCAACCACGCATGCCGTGAGGCGCGCAAGCAGCACCAGAGCGTGGTCGTCTACGAGCAGGACTCGCAGGAATTGCTGGACCATACCGAAGAGCTGCGGCTGTTCGACCAGCTTGAAGGGGGCGATTCTCCGCGCGGCCTCTATCTGGAACTGCAGCCCATCATGTCGCTGAAAGACCCCTTGCAGTCCCTGAACTTCGAGGTGCTGCTGCGCGTGCGCGATTCCGCCGGCGCTTTGATTCCCTCGGGCAAGATCGTGTCGTCGGCCGAAGAAAGCGGCACCATCACCATCATCGACAAATGGGTGTTCTCGGCCACGCTGGAATGGCTTGCGAAGCACGAGAAGCGGTTGGGGAAGACGCAGTTCATCAGCATCAACCTTAGCGGCGTATCGCTGAACGACGACAAATTCATCGATGCCTTCTTCGCGAACCTGGCCCATCACAGCCATCTCACCAAGCGCCTGTGCGTCGAAATCACCGAAGGCGTCGCACTGCAAGACCTCGATCGTACGCGGCAGTTCATGAAGCGCCTGCAGCGCATGGGCGTACGCATCGCGCTGGACGATTTCGGGGCCGGCTACACCTCGTTCTCTTATCTGAAGGAGCTGCGCGCCGATGCCATCAAGATCGACGGCGCCCTGATCAAGGACATGCTGGCCAACGACACCAATATCGCCATCGTGCGCACCATCGTCGAACTTGCGCGCAACCTGGGCATGAAGAGCATTGCGGAATGGGTGGAAGACGGCGCCACGATGCAGGCGCTGCAGGACATGGGCGTGGATTATGTGCAGGGCTATATCGTATCGAAATCCAGGCCGCCCATAGACATACTGAATGCCCTTACGATCACCGACCTGGTGTCGTCCTCGGAAACGCTGGCATTCATCAGGAAGACGGCGGCGCAAGCGCGCCTTGAGCCTTAG
- a CDS encoding GGDEF domain-containing protein, whose amino-acid sequence MSVVKEGPGIKARANILASEALEAQLGILQIFLPIAGWLVGRQDGDACAVLAARGAFRTFPSEALGRLLENDWHDCARVGGFHYRSVTDAEHIHLPRRVPADPRKGYLIMARLEEQEGDSMGCVVGFAYEPMVAQLALCAQNLRLCVAAMALVVNLHAELDIAEQMVIEMQRDAFIDPLTGVFNRAGWINRLAHIDALASSTDEDAAIVMLDLDFLKVVNDTRGHAAGDDLLRLTAQTISSVLRSTDSVGRLGGDEFGVVVQQATPAVAESLMSRLSQALNQKDIRISIGMALKSEAGTLKKTMHLADERMYAEKRKKPVPARSRPGPSRYTA is encoded by the coding sequence ATGTCGGTAGTCAAAGAAGGCCCTGGCATCAAGGCTCGGGCAAATATTCTGGCCAGCGAAGCACTCGAAGCCCAACTTGGCATACTGCAAATTTTTCTGCCCATCGCCGGCTGGCTCGTCGGAAGACAAGACGGCGATGCCTGCGCCGTACTGGCGGCACGGGGGGCCTTCCGCACATTTCCGTCCGAAGCCCTGGGGCGTCTGCTGGAAAACGACTGGCACGATTGCGCACGCGTCGGCGGCTTCCATTACCGGTCCGTCACCGACGCCGAGCACATCCATTTGCCCCGGCGTGTCCCCGCCGATCCGCGCAAAGGCTACCTGATCATGGCACGCCTTGAAGAACAGGAGGGCGACAGCATGGGCTGCGTTGTGGGCTTTGCCTACGAGCCCATGGTCGCCCAGTTGGCCTTGTGCGCGCAAAACCTGCGCCTGTGCGTAGCCGCCATGGCCCTGGTGGTGAACCTGCATGCCGAGCTGGATATCGCCGAGCAAATGGTCATCGAGATGCAGCGCGATGCATTCATCGATCCGCTTACCGGTGTGTTCAATCGCGCAGGCTGGATCAACCGCCTGGCGCATATCGACGCGCTGGCGTCCAGCACCGACGAAGACGCCGCCATCGTGATGCTGGACCTGGACTTCCTGAAAGTCGTGAACGATACGCGGGGCCATGCGGCGGGCGACGACCTCCTTCGACTTACCGCCCAGACCATTTCATCGGTGTTGCGCAGCACCGATTCGGTGGGGCGACTGGGGGGCGACGAGTTCGGGGTGGTGGTGCAACAGGCCACGCCCGCGGTGGCCGAATCGCTCATGAGCAGGCTAAGCCAGGCGCTGAACCAGAAAGACATCCGGATATCCATCGGCATGGCGCTCAAATCCGAGGCCGGAACGCTGAAGAAAACCATGCATCTGGCCGACGAGCGCATGTATGCCGAGAAACGGAAAAAGCCGGTGCCGGCCCGCAGCCGGCCCGGACCAAGCCGCTACACGGCCTAA
- the ccsB gene encoding c-type cytochrome biogenesis protein CcsB, with translation MSESIISSSAPMWQESMTASGDSRGHRGKPDWTDIVFFLALAVGAAYVLVHYQESMDYYEKIILCGAVAGFSWMAWLWRPLRTLMVASGATALFAIWLYSGGGGLEQGDITRAESVFFLKYLFSSQSAILWMCSLFVLAMICYWIGIFSKTAAWLGTVLSWGAVYAGVTGLLVRWREGHLLGPDIGHIPVSNLYEVFVLFALITALFYLYYERRYATRALGGFVLLVISSAVVFLLWYSFTRDAFQIQPLVPALKSWWMKLHVPANFIGYGTFSLSAMVGFAYLVKENGQTRSWGKLAPLFVLGAILCAEPMVFGSRELSATWMLYFGIGAIIVGSILAFRGPIASRLPSLEILDDIMYRAIAVGFAFFTVATILGALWAADAWGTYWQWDPKETWALIVWLNYAAWLHMRLMKGLRGTMAAYWALAGLLVTSFAFLGVNMFLSGLHSYGEL, from the coding sequence ATGTCCGAGTCCATTATTTCATCGAGCGCCCCGATGTGGCAGGAGTCCATGACGGCCAGCGGCGATTCGCGCGGCCATCGGGGCAAGCCCGACTGGACCGATATCGTATTCTTCCTGGCCCTGGCCGTGGGAGCGGCTTACGTTCTGGTGCATTACCAGGAAAGCATGGATTACTACGAGAAGATCATTCTATGCGGCGCTGTGGCGGGCTTCAGCTGGATGGCATGGCTGTGGCGTCCGTTGCGCACGCTGATGGTCGCCAGCGGCGCCACCGCGCTATTCGCCATCTGGCTGTACAGCGGCGGGGGCGGGCTGGAGCAGGGCGATATTACCCGGGCCGAAAGCGTCTTCTTCCTGAAGTACCTGTTCTCGTCCCAGTCCGCCATTTTGTGGATGTGCTCGCTGTTCGTGCTGGCCATGATCTGTTACTGGATCGGCATCTTCAGCAAGACGGCCGCCTGGCTGGGCACGGTGCTGAGCTGGGGCGCCGTATATGCCGGGGTGACCGGCCTGCTGGTAAGGTGGCGCGAAGGCCACCTGCTGGGCCCGGACATCGGCCATATTCCGGTCAGCAATCTGTACGAAGTCTTCGTGCTGTTCGCCCTGATCACCGCGCTGTTCTACCTGTACTACGAGCGGCGCTATGCGACCCGGGCCCTGGGAGGCTTTGTCCTGCTGGTCATCAGCTCCGCCGTGGTCTTCCTGCTGTGGTATTCGTTCACGCGCGATGCCTTTCAGATACAGCCCCTGGTGCCGGCGCTTAAAAGCTGGTGGATGAAACTGCACGTGCCGGCCAATTTCATAGGCTATGGCACCTTCTCCCTGTCCGCCATGGTGGGCTTCGCCTACCTGGTGAAGGAAAACGGCCAGACGCGCTCGTGGGGCAAGCTCGCCCCCCTGTTCGTGCTGGGGGCGATATTGTGCGCCGAGCCCATGGTGTTCGGATCGCGCGAGCTCTCCGCCACCTGGATGCTCTATTTCGGAATCGGGGCGATTATCGTCGGCTCCATCCTGGCGTTTCGCGGGCCTATCGCCAGCAGGCTGCCTTCGCTGGAAATCCTCGACGACATCATGTATCGCGCGATCGCGGTCGGGTTTGCCTTCTTTACGGTCGCCACCATTCTGGGCGCGCTGTGGGCCGCCGATGCGTGGGGCACGTATTGGCAATGGGATCCCAAGGAAACCTGGGCGCTCATCGTGTGGCTGAACTACGCCGCCTGGCTGCACATGCGGCTGATGAAAGGGCTGCGCGGCACGATGGCGGCGTATTGGGCCTTGGCCGGATTGCTGGTGACCAGCTTTGCCTTCCTCGGCGTCAATATGTTCCTGTCCGGACTGCATTCATACGGAGAACTGTAA